In Chloroherpetonaceae bacterium, one DNA window encodes the following:
- a CDS encoding thiamine pyrophosphate-dependent enzyme: MPAQAALSEAAVETAKHLEMNLETYTLKKWYSLLYTGRQLDIKAAGYLKKGMGWSYHAPYQGHDAIQMALGLSFRPNKDFLFPYYRDMMTSLAAGLTPEEIILNGLSRDADVAGGGRHMSNHFAKPSMRVQNVSSLTGNHSQHAAGVARAIKKYEGDEIAFYSAGESSCSEGYFYEALNGLDREKLPAIFVIQNNRFGISVPVKDQFSVTPIAQVYSGFPNLRIIFCDGTDVFDSWRAMQDAVQHVLAGKGPVLVEADCERIGSHSNSDNHLLYRSQEELDEIKQRDPLVKFRHYLLEHQILTEAEMHEIEKEADAVIADACERGEKSPTPKPESAMNFIIPEFHPVDGDLHALDSPENPSDLYTDEVITLLQGLNLTQKEEFRRNPNTFLWGQDVASKEKGGIFNVDKGMLQEFGERRVFNAPIAEDFIVGTANGFSRYREDIWVLIEGAEFADYIWPAMEQVVECTHEYWRTKGQFAPNIVMRVASGGYIGGGLYHSQNVEGAFATFPGMRIVIPAFGDDIQGLMRSAFRAKGFTVILEPKFLYNNPWSKTKRLKDKVLIPFGKARTRRYGSDLSIISYGTTVHHSLLAAERLQNEYQISAEVLDLRSIRPLDTDAIIATVKKTNKVLIVHEDKVFGGFGGEIAALIAENCFEHLDAPIMRIGSTDTPVGFSKFLEEFTLPNAEKVFQAALKLSQY, from the coding sequence ATGCCAGCACAAGCCGCGCTCTCTGAAGCCGCCGTTGAAACGGCCAAGCACCTTGAAATGAACCTTGAGACTTATACGCTCAAAAAGTGGTATAGCCTCCTTTACACCGGTCGTCAATTGGATATCAAAGCGGCGGGGTATTTGAAAAAAGGGATGGGCTGGTCGTATCACGCCCCATATCAAGGCCACGATGCCATTCAAATGGCGCTTGGGCTTTCGTTTCGCCCGAATAAAGATTTTCTGTTCCCTTATTACCGCGATATGATGACGTCGCTTGCAGCCGGTCTCACGCCCGAAGAAATTATTCTTAACGGTCTTTCGCGCGATGCCGATGTTGCCGGTGGTGGCCGCCACATGTCGAATCACTTTGCTAAGCCTTCAATGCGTGTTCAAAACGTATCGTCGCTTACAGGTAATCACTCGCAACACGCTGCCGGTGTGGCACGAGCAATAAAAAAATATGAGGGTGATGAAATTGCATTTTACTCTGCCGGCGAATCCTCTTGCTCTGAAGGGTATTTTTATGAAGCCTTGAACGGGCTTGACCGCGAAAAACTTCCGGCCATTTTTGTCATTCAAAATAACCGTTTTGGAATCAGTGTTCCGGTGAAAGATCAGTTTTCAGTTACGCCGATCGCACAGGTGTATAGCGGTTTCCCGAACCTAAGAATCATCTTCTGCGATGGTACCGATGTTTTTGACTCTTGGCGAGCAATGCAAGACGCCGTTCAACATGTGCTTGCAGGTAAAGGCCCTGTTCTCGTTGAAGCCGATTGCGAACGAATCGGGTCACACTCCAATTCAGATAATCACTTGCTTTACCGTTCGCAAGAAGAACTGGATGAAATCAAACAGCGAGACCCTCTCGTGAAATTTCGCCACTACTTGCTCGAGCACCAGATTCTTACCGAAGCTGAAATGCATGAGATCGAAAAGGAAGCCGATGCGGTGATTGCCGATGCGTGTGAACGCGGTGAAAAATCACCCACGCCCAAGCCCGAGTCAGCGATGAATTTTATCATTCCCGAGTTCCACCCGGTTGACGGCGACTTGCACGCGCTTGATTCGCCCGAAAACCCTTCCGATCTTTATACCGATGAAGTCATCACCTTGCTTCAAGGATTGAACCTGACACAAAAAGAGGAATTCCGCCGAAACCCGAACACGTTCCTTTGGGGACAAGATGTGGCTTCAAAAGAGAAAGGCGGCATCTTTAATGTCGATAAAGGCATGCTCCAAGAATTTGGCGAGCGACGTGTGTTCAATGCACCAATTGCCGAAGATTTTATTGTTGGCACCGCCAATGGTTTTTCACGCTACCGCGAAGATATTTGGGTGTTGATTGAAGGCGCTGAATTTGCAGACTACATTTGGCCGGCGATGGAACAAGTGGTGGAGTGTACACACGAATACTGGCGTACGAAAGGTCAATTTGCTCCGAATATTGTCATGCGTGTTGCTTCAGGGGGCTATATCGGCGGCGGACTTTATCACTCACAAAATGTGGAAGGTGCATTTGCCACCTTCCCCGGCATGCGAATCGTAATTCCGGCCTTTGGTGATGATATTCAAGGGTTGATGCGCTCCGCATTCAGAGCAAAAGGCTTCACGGTAATTTTAGAACCGAAGTTTCTTTATAACAACCCGTGGTCAAAAACCAAACGGTTAAAGGATAAAGTATTAATTCCTTTTGGAAAGGCACGCACGCGCCGCTACGGATCTGATCTTTCCATTATCAGCTATGGCACAACCGTGCATCATTCATTGCTTGCGGCTGAACGCTTGCAGAATGAATATCAAATTTCTGCCGAAGTGCTCGACCTTCGCTCAATTCGACCGCTTGATACCGATGCCATTATTGCAACAGTGAAGAAAACCAACAAAGTGCTCATTGTACATGAAGATAAAGTCTTTGGTGGGTTTGGAGGAGAAATTGCTGCACTCATTGCTGAAAATTGCTTCGAACACTTGGATGCTCCGATTATGCGCATCGGCTCAACCGATACGCCGGTCGGGTTTTCAAAGTTTTTGGAAGAATTTACTTTGCCCAATGCAGAAAAGGTTTTCCAAGCAGCATTAAAACTCTCACAATATTAA